Proteins co-encoded in one Tiliqua scincoides isolate rTilSci1 chromosome 12, rTilSci1.hap2, whole genome shotgun sequence genomic window:
- the CHRDL1 gene encoding chordin-like protein 1 isoform X4 encodes MRKKGRLENFRFLVACVICLLFIEGTKTEQGKYSETYCVFQDKKYRVGERWHPYLEPYGVVYCVNCLCSENGNVLCNRIRCPNLHCLSPVHVPQLCCPRCPDDSLFSVGSKVTGKSCEYNGTTYNHGEMFVATGLFQNKQANQCAQCSCSEGNVYCGLKTCPKLTCSSPASVPESCCPVCRGDGELSWDNSDGDIFRQPANREARHSPHHSHFDPPPSNSRQGVSVPRFTGSRSNRGALPDLQQASGTIVQIVLNNKHKHGRVCISNGKTYSHGESWHPNLRSYGIVECVLCTCNVTKQECRKIHCPDQYPCKQPKKIEGKCCRVCPEIESQDLDSKEYFCGEETLPVYEAVLTEEGETIRKIAVELGQPPWVEIHTWTIQKGILSHFDTEQVSKDEFKGLPHFRQLTKTTLSQWKIFSEGEAQISQMCKMRVCRTELEDLIRVLYLEKSEKEHC; translated from the exons ATGAGAAAAAAGGGGAGATTGGAAAACTTCAGATTTCTCGTTGCCTGTGTGATCTGCCTCCTTTTCATAGAGGGGACTAAAACAGAACAAGGAAAAT ATTCCGAGACCTACTGTGTCTTTCAAGACAAGAAGTACCGAGTTGGGGAACGGTGGCATCCATACCTAGAGCCCTATGGGGTCGTCTATTGCGTGAACTGCctctgctcagag AATGGCAACGTGCTGTGTAACAGAATAAGATGCCCCAATCTCCACTGCTTGTCCCCGGTGCACGTGCCGCAGCTGTGTTGCCCTCGATGTCCAG ATGATTCACTTTTTTCCGTAGGCAGCAAGGTGACGGGAAAGTCCTGTGAATACAACGGTACCACTTACAACCACGGGGAAATGTTTGTGGCTACGGGGCTTTTCCAGAACAAACAAGCCAATCAGTGCGCCCAGTGCAGCTGCTCG GAAGGAAATGTATACTGCGGCCTGAAGACGTGTCCGAAATTAACTTGCTCTTCTCCGGCGTCTGTCCCTGAATCATGCTGCCCAGTTTGCAGAG GGGATGGGGAATTATCCTGGGACAATTCAGACGGTGACATCTTCCGGCAGCCGGCCAACAGAGAAGCG AGGCATTCGCCACACCACTCCCATTTTGACCCCCCGCCCAGCAATTCCAGGCAGGGGGTCAGCGTCCCACGGTTCACCGGAAGCAGAAGTAACCGCGGAGCTTTACCGGATCTTCAGCAGGCCTCGGGCACAATTGTTCAGATTGTCCTCAACAACAAGCACAAGCACGGACGAG TGTGCATTTCGAACGGAAAAACCTACTCCCACGGCGAATCCTGGCATCCAAACCTCAGGTCCTATGGAATCGTGGAGTGCGTGTTATGTACCTGCAATGTCACCAAGCAAGAATGTCGAAAAATCCATTGTCCCGATCAATATCCCTGCAAGCAGCCAAAGAAGATTGAAGGGAAGTGCTGTAGGGTCTGCCCAG AAATTGAAAGTCAGGACCTTGACAGTAAAGAATATTTCTGCGGGGAGGAAACACTTCCAGTCTACGAGGCGGTTCTCACGGAGGAGGGAGAAACCATCCGAAAAATTGCAGTGGAGTTGGGTCAGCCTCCATGGGTAGAAATCCACACGTGGACCATTCAGAAAG GTATCCTGAGTCACTTTGATACAGAGCAAGTCTCCAAGGACGAATTTAAAGGGCTTCCCCACTTCAGGCAGCTCACCAAGACCACTCTGA GCCAGTGGAAAATATTCAGCGAGGGAGAAGCTCAGATCAGTCAAATGTGCAAAATGAGGGTATGCAGGACTGAGCTGGAAGATTTGATCAGGGTTCTGTATCTTGAGAAGTCTGAGAAGGAGCACTGTTGA
- the CHRDL1 gene encoding chordin-like protein 1 isoform X5, giving the protein MRKKGRLENFRFLVACVICLLFIEGTKTEQGKYSETYCVFQDKKYRVGERWHPYLEPYGVVYCVNCLCSENGNVLCNRIRCPNLHCLSPVHVPQLCCPRCPGDGELSWDNSDGDIFRQPANREARHSPHHSHFDPPPSNSRQGVSVPRFTGSRSNRGALPDLQQASGTIVQIVLNNKHKHGRVCISNGKTYSHGESWHPNLRSYGIVECVLCTCNVTKQECRKIHCPDQYPCKQPKKIEGKCCRVCPGMEDITALEEIESQDLDSKEYFCGEETLPVYEAVLTEEGETIRKIAVELGQPPWVEIHTWTIQKGILSHFDTEQVSKDEFKGLPHFRQLTKTTLSQWKIFSEGEAQISQMCKMRVCRTELEDLIRVLYLEKSEKEHC; this is encoded by the exons ATGAGAAAAAAGGGGAGATTGGAAAACTTCAGATTTCTCGTTGCCTGTGTGATCTGCCTCCTTTTCATAGAGGGGACTAAAACAGAACAAGGAAAAT ATTCCGAGACCTACTGTGTCTTTCAAGACAAGAAGTACCGAGTTGGGGAACGGTGGCATCCATACCTAGAGCCCTATGGGGTCGTCTATTGCGTGAACTGCctctgctcagag AATGGCAACGTGCTGTGTAACAGAATAAGATGCCCCAATCTCCACTGCTTGTCCCCGGTGCACGTGCCGCAGCTGTGTTGCCCTCGATGTCCAG GGGATGGGGAATTATCCTGGGACAATTCAGACGGTGACATCTTCCGGCAGCCGGCCAACAGAGAAGCG AGGCATTCGCCACACCACTCCCATTTTGACCCCCCGCCCAGCAATTCCAGGCAGGGGGTCAGCGTCCCACGGTTCACCGGAAGCAGAAGTAACCGCGGAGCTTTACCGGATCTTCAGCAGGCCTCGGGCACAATTGTTCAGATTGTCCTCAACAACAAGCACAAGCACGGACGAG TGTGCATTTCGAACGGAAAAACCTACTCCCACGGCGAATCCTGGCATCCAAACCTCAGGTCCTATGGAATCGTGGAGTGCGTGTTATGTACCTGCAATGTCACCAAGCAAGAATGTCGAAAAATCCATTGTCCCGATCAATATCCCTGCAAGCAGCCAAAGAAGATTGAAGGGAAGTGCTGTAGGGTCTGCCCAGGTATGGAAGACATCACTGCTTTGG AAGAAATTGAAAGTCAGGACCTTGACAGTAAAGAATATTTCTGCGGGGAGGAAACACTTCCAGTCTACGAGGCGGTTCTCACGGAGGAGGGAGAAACCATCCGAAAAATTGCAGTGGAGTTGGGTCAGCCTCCATGGGTAGAAATCCACACGTGGACCATTCAGAAAG GTATCCTGAGTCACTTTGATACAGAGCAAGTCTCCAAGGACGAATTTAAAGGGCTTCCCCACTTCAGGCAGCTCACCAAGACCACTCTGA GCCAGTGGAAAATATTCAGCGAGGGAGAAGCTCAGATCAGTCAAATGTGCAAAATGAGGGTATGCAGGACTGAGCTGGAAGATTTGATCAGGGTTCTGTATCTTGAGAAGTCTGAGAAGGAGCACTGTTGA
- the CHRDL1 gene encoding chordin-like protein 1 isoform X3 has translation MRKKGRLENFRFLVACVICLLFIEGTKTEQGKYSETYCVFQDKKYRVGERWHPYLEPYGVVYCVNCLCSENGNVLCNRIRCPNLHCLSPVHVPQLCCPRCPDDSLFSVGSKVTGKSCEYNGTTYNHGEMFVATGLFQNKQANQCAQCSCSEGNVYCGLKTCPKLTCSSPASVPESCCPVCRGDGELSWDNSDGDIFRQPANREARHSPHHSHFDPPPSNSRQGVSVPRFTGSRSNRGALPDLQQASGTIVQIVLNNKHKHGRVCISNGKTYSHGESWHPNLRSYGIVECVLCTCNVTKQECRKIHCPDQYPCKQPKKIEGKCCRVCPEEIESQDLDSKEYFCGEETLPVYEAVLTEEGETIRKIAVELGQPPWVEIHTWTIQKGILSHFDTEQVSKDEFKGLPHFRQLTKTTLSQWKIFSEGEAQISQMCKMRVCRTELEDLIRVLYLEKSEKEHC, from the exons ATGAGAAAAAAGGGGAGATTGGAAAACTTCAGATTTCTCGTTGCCTGTGTGATCTGCCTCCTTTTCATAGAGGGGACTAAAACAGAACAAGGAAAAT ATTCCGAGACCTACTGTGTCTTTCAAGACAAGAAGTACCGAGTTGGGGAACGGTGGCATCCATACCTAGAGCCCTATGGGGTCGTCTATTGCGTGAACTGCctctgctcagag AATGGCAACGTGCTGTGTAACAGAATAAGATGCCCCAATCTCCACTGCTTGTCCCCGGTGCACGTGCCGCAGCTGTGTTGCCCTCGATGTCCAG ATGATTCACTTTTTTCCGTAGGCAGCAAGGTGACGGGAAAGTCCTGTGAATACAACGGTACCACTTACAACCACGGGGAAATGTTTGTGGCTACGGGGCTTTTCCAGAACAAACAAGCCAATCAGTGCGCCCAGTGCAGCTGCTCG GAAGGAAATGTATACTGCGGCCTGAAGACGTGTCCGAAATTAACTTGCTCTTCTCCGGCGTCTGTCCCTGAATCATGCTGCCCAGTTTGCAGAG GGGATGGGGAATTATCCTGGGACAATTCAGACGGTGACATCTTCCGGCAGCCGGCCAACAGAGAAGCG AGGCATTCGCCACACCACTCCCATTTTGACCCCCCGCCCAGCAATTCCAGGCAGGGGGTCAGCGTCCCACGGTTCACCGGAAGCAGAAGTAACCGCGGAGCTTTACCGGATCTTCAGCAGGCCTCGGGCACAATTGTTCAGATTGTCCTCAACAACAAGCACAAGCACGGACGAG TGTGCATTTCGAACGGAAAAACCTACTCCCACGGCGAATCCTGGCATCCAAACCTCAGGTCCTATGGAATCGTGGAGTGCGTGTTATGTACCTGCAATGTCACCAAGCAAGAATGTCGAAAAATCCATTGTCCCGATCAATATCCCTGCAAGCAGCCAAAGAAGATTGAAGGGAAGTGCTGTAGGGTCTGCCCAG AAGAAATTGAAAGTCAGGACCTTGACAGTAAAGAATATTTCTGCGGGGAGGAAACACTTCCAGTCTACGAGGCGGTTCTCACGGAGGAGGGAGAAACCATCCGAAAAATTGCAGTGGAGTTGGGTCAGCCTCCATGGGTAGAAATCCACACGTGGACCATTCAGAAAG GTATCCTGAGTCACTTTGATACAGAGCAAGTCTCCAAGGACGAATTTAAAGGGCTTCCCCACTTCAGGCAGCTCACCAAGACCACTCTGA GCCAGTGGAAAATATTCAGCGAGGGAGAAGCTCAGATCAGTCAAATGTGCAAAATGAGGGTATGCAGGACTGAGCTGGAAGATTTGATCAGGGTTCTGTATCTTGAGAAGTCTGAGAAGGAGCACTGTTGA
- the CHRDL1 gene encoding chordin-like protein 1 isoform X2, whose amino-acid sequence MRKKGRLENFRFLVACVICLLFIEGTKTEQGKYSETYCVFQDKKYRVGERWHPYLEPYGVVYCVNCLCSENGNVLCNRIRCPNLHCLSPVHVPQLCCPRCPDDSLFSVGSKVTGKSCEYNGTTYNHGEMFVATGLFQNKQANQCAQCSCSEGNVYCGLKTCPKLTCSSPASVPESCCPVCRGDGELSWDNSDGDIFRQPANREARHSPHHSHFDPPPSNSRQGVSVPRFTGSRSNRGALPDLQQASGTIVQIVLNNKHKHGRVCISNGKTYSHGESWHPNLRSYGIVECVLCTCNVTKQECRKIHCPDQYPCKQPKKIEGKCCRVCPGMEDITALEIESQDLDSKEYFCGEETLPVYEAVLTEEGETIRKIAVELGQPPWVEIHTWTIQKGILSHFDTEQVSKDEFKGLPHFRQLTKTTLSQWKIFSEGEAQISQMCKMRVCRTELEDLIRVLYLEKSEKEHC is encoded by the exons ATGAGAAAAAAGGGGAGATTGGAAAACTTCAGATTTCTCGTTGCCTGTGTGATCTGCCTCCTTTTCATAGAGGGGACTAAAACAGAACAAGGAAAAT ATTCCGAGACCTACTGTGTCTTTCAAGACAAGAAGTACCGAGTTGGGGAACGGTGGCATCCATACCTAGAGCCCTATGGGGTCGTCTATTGCGTGAACTGCctctgctcagag AATGGCAACGTGCTGTGTAACAGAATAAGATGCCCCAATCTCCACTGCTTGTCCCCGGTGCACGTGCCGCAGCTGTGTTGCCCTCGATGTCCAG ATGATTCACTTTTTTCCGTAGGCAGCAAGGTGACGGGAAAGTCCTGTGAATACAACGGTACCACTTACAACCACGGGGAAATGTTTGTGGCTACGGGGCTTTTCCAGAACAAACAAGCCAATCAGTGCGCCCAGTGCAGCTGCTCG GAAGGAAATGTATACTGCGGCCTGAAGACGTGTCCGAAATTAACTTGCTCTTCTCCGGCGTCTGTCCCTGAATCATGCTGCCCAGTTTGCAGAG GGGATGGGGAATTATCCTGGGACAATTCAGACGGTGACATCTTCCGGCAGCCGGCCAACAGAGAAGCG AGGCATTCGCCACACCACTCCCATTTTGACCCCCCGCCCAGCAATTCCAGGCAGGGGGTCAGCGTCCCACGGTTCACCGGAAGCAGAAGTAACCGCGGAGCTTTACCGGATCTTCAGCAGGCCTCGGGCACAATTGTTCAGATTGTCCTCAACAACAAGCACAAGCACGGACGAG TGTGCATTTCGAACGGAAAAACCTACTCCCACGGCGAATCCTGGCATCCAAACCTCAGGTCCTATGGAATCGTGGAGTGCGTGTTATGTACCTGCAATGTCACCAAGCAAGAATGTCGAAAAATCCATTGTCCCGATCAATATCCCTGCAAGCAGCCAAAGAAGATTGAAGGGAAGTGCTGTAGGGTCTGCCCAGGTATGGAAGACATCACTGCTTTGG AAATTGAAAGTCAGGACCTTGACAGTAAAGAATATTTCTGCGGGGAGGAAACACTTCCAGTCTACGAGGCGGTTCTCACGGAGGAGGGAGAAACCATCCGAAAAATTGCAGTGGAGTTGGGTCAGCCTCCATGGGTAGAAATCCACACGTGGACCATTCAGAAAG GTATCCTGAGTCACTTTGATACAGAGCAAGTCTCCAAGGACGAATTTAAAGGGCTTCCCCACTTCAGGCAGCTCACCAAGACCACTCTGA GCCAGTGGAAAATATTCAGCGAGGGAGAAGCTCAGATCAGTCAAATGTGCAAAATGAGGGTATGCAGGACTGAGCTGGAAGATTTGATCAGGGTTCTGTATCTTGAGAAGTCTGAGAAGGAGCACTGTTGA
- the CHRDL1 gene encoding chordin-like protein 1 isoform X1: protein MRKKGRLENFRFLVACVICLLFIEGTKTEQGKYSETYCVFQDKKYRVGERWHPYLEPYGVVYCVNCLCSENGNVLCNRIRCPNLHCLSPVHVPQLCCPRCPDDSLFSVGSKVTGKSCEYNGTTYNHGEMFVATGLFQNKQANQCAQCSCSEGNVYCGLKTCPKLTCSSPASVPESCCPVCRGDGELSWDNSDGDIFRQPANREARHSPHHSHFDPPPSNSRQGVSVPRFTGSRSNRGALPDLQQASGTIVQIVLNNKHKHGRVCISNGKTYSHGESWHPNLRSYGIVECVLCTCNVTKQECRKIHCPDQYPCKQPKKIEGKCCRVCPGMEDITALEEIESQDLDSKEYFCGEETLPVYEAVLTEEGETIRKIAVELGQPPWVEIHTWTIQKGILSHFDTEQVSKDEFKGLPHFRQLTKTTLSQWKIFSEGEAQISQMCKMRVCRTELEDLIRVLYLEKSEKEHC, encoded by the exons ATGAGAAAAAAGGGGAGATTGGAAAACTTCAGATTTCTCGTTGCCTGTGTGATCTGCCTCCTTTTCATAGAGGGGACTAAAACAGAACAAGGAAAAT ATTCCGAGACCTACTGTGTCTTTCAAGACAAGAAGTACCGAGTTGGGGAACGGTGGCATCCATACCTAGAGCCCTATGGGGTCGTCTATTGCGTGAACTGCctctgctcagag AATGGCAACGTGCTGTGTAACAGAATAAGATGCCCCAATCTCCACTGCTTGTCCCCGGTGCACGTGCCGCAGCTGTGTTGCCCTCGATGTCCAG ATGATTCACTTTTTTCCGTAGGCAGCAAGGTGACGGGAAAGTCCTGTGAATACAACGGTACCACTTACAACCACGGGGAAATGTTTGTGGCTACGGGGCTTTTCCAGAACAAACAAGCCAATCAGTGCGCCCAGTGCAGCTGCTCG GAAGGAAATGTATACTGCGGCCTGAAGACGTGTCCGAAATTAACTTGCTCTTCTCCGGCGTCTGTCCCTGAATCATGCTGCCCAGTTTGCAGAG GGGATGGGGAATTATCCTGGGACAATTCAGACGGTGACATCTTCCGGCAGCCGGCCAACAGAGAAGCG AGGCATTCGCCACACCACTCCCATTTTGACCCCCCGCCCAGCAATTCCAGGCAGGGGGTCAGCGTCCCACGGTTCACCGGAAGCAGAAGTAACCGCGGAGCTTTACCGGATCTTCAGCAGGCCTCGGGCACAATTGTTCAGATTGTCCTCAACAACAAGCACAAGCACGGACGAG TGTGCATTTCGAACGGAAAAACCTACTCCCACGGCGAATCCTGGCATCCAAACCTCAGGTCCTATGGAATCGTGGAGTGCGTGTTATGTACCTGCAATGTCACCAAGCAAGAATGTCGAAAAATCCATTGTCCCGATCAATATCCCTGCAAGCAGCCAAAGAAGATTGAAGGGAAGTGCTGTAGGGTCTGCCCAGGTATGGAAGACATCACTGCTTTGG AAGAAATTGAAAGTCAGGACCTTGACAGTAAAGAATATTTCTGCGGGGAGGAAACACTTCCAGTCTACGAGGCGGTTCTCACGGAGGAGGGAGAAACCATCCGAAAAATTGCAGTGGAGTTGGGTCAGCCTCCATGGGTAGAAATCCACACGTGGACCATTCAGAAAG GTATCCTGAGTCACTTTGATACAGAGCAAGTCTCCAAGGACGAATTTAAAGGGCTTCCCCACTTCAGGCAGCTCACCAAGACCACTCTGA GCCAGTGGAAAATATTCAGCGAGGGAGAAGCTCAGATCAGTCAAATGTGCAAAATGAGGGTATGCAGGACTGAGCTGGAAGATTTGATCAGGGTTCTGTATCTTGAGAAGTCTGAGAAGGAGCACTGTTGA